Proteins found in one Bicyclus anynana chromosome 24, ilBicAnyn1.1, whole genome shotgun sequence genomic segment:
- the LOC112055363 gene encoding myrosinase 1-like: protein MCIVQAICRDTFCLLFVASKNGAWSKSDIRSFPKGFMFGVSTSAYQIEGGCYEDGKGLSIWDIASHTKPSPIDDGSTGDITVDSYHLYKRDISMLKDLGVDFYRFSISWTRILPNGFSNYVNSAGLRYYNHLINDLLKNGITPFVTMYHWDLPYELHKLGGWTNPVTVDWFVDYANILFESLGDRVKFWITINEPKEICHEGYGSDMKAPFLNMSGIAEYICAKNVLLAHAKVYHLYDEEYRTQQQGSIGIALNAKWFEPASDTIDDHQAAIDARQFDWGLYAHPIFSKEGDYPTQVKNNVYAKSVEQGYAQSRLPELSAAEIAIIRGTSDFFGLNSFTTVLTYRDASLDGMFPVPSFRDDMGAVLTNDPSWPRSHSPWLQEVPWGFRKLLLEINKLYDNPPVYILANGWSSKRGLLDEDRIQYMRNYLIALLDAVKLGCNIKAYAAWTLMDSFEWLRGYTEKFGLYEVDFHSPDKTTTPRKSAFIYKEIIRSKKLDPNYEPEQYYEEKEIYRKESQEEGRVKN, encoded by the exons ATGTGCATTGTGCAGGCCATATGTCGGGATACATTTTG CCTACTTTTCGTTGCGAGTAAAAATGGAGCATGGTCTAAAAGTGACATTAGGAGTTTTCCCAAGGGTTTCATGTTCGGGGTTTCAACGTCTGCATATCAAATTGAAGGAGGTTGTTATGAGGATG gtaaAGGTCTATCAATTTGGGACATAGCCAGTCACACAAAACCTTCACCAATCGACGATGGAAGCACAGGCGACATTACTGTTGATTCGTACCATCTTTACAAACGGGATATCTCTATGTTGAAAGACTTGGGAGTTGACTTTTATCGTTTTTCTATATCCTGGACGAGAATATTACCAAATGGCTTTTCCAATTACGTCAATAGTGCTGGGTTGAGGTACTACAACCACCTTATCAATGACCTGCTGAAAAATGGTATAACGCCTTTCGTCACCATGTACCATTGGGACCTTCCGTATGAACTCCACAAATTAGGAGGTTGGACGAACCCTGTTACGGTCGATTGGTTTGTTGATTACGCGaacattttgtttgaaagtctcGGCGATCGAGTTAAATTTTGGATAACAATAAACGAGCCGAAGGAAATTTGCCACGAAGGTTACGGTTCGGATATGAAAGCTCCTTTCCTCAATATGAGTGGAATAGCTGAATATATTTGTGCAAAAAACGTTTTGCTCGCCCACGCTAAGGTGTACCATTTGTATGATGAAGAGTATAGGACACAGCAACAGGGTAGTATTGGTATAGCTTTAAATGCTAAATGGTTTGAACCAGCTTCAGACACTATTGATGACCATCAAGCAGCGATCGACGCTAGACAATTTGAT TGGGGTTTATATGCGCATCCAATATTTTCCAAAGAAGGCGACTATCCTACTCAGGTGAAAAACAATGTTTATGCTAAGAGCGTTGAACAGGGCTATGCACAATCGCGTTTACCAGAACTTTCGGCTGCTGAAATAGCTATTATACGGGGAACATCAGATTTCTTTGGCCTTAATTCATTTACAACAGTATTGACATACAGAGATGCTTCATTGGATGGAATGTTTCCCGTGCCTTCATTTAGAGATGACATGGGAGCAGTTTTGACAAATGACCCCTCTTGGCCGCGTAGTCACTCACCTTGGCTGCAG GAAGTTCCATGGGGCTTTCGTAAGTTACTCCtcgaaataaacaaactctacGACAATCCGCCGGTGTACATCTTGGCAAACGGTTGGTCTTCTAAAAGAGGATTATTAGATGAAGACAGGATACAATACATGAGGAATTACCTTATTGCCCTATTAGATGCTGTCAAATTGGGGTGCAATATCAAGGCTTATGCAGCTTGGACCCTGATGGATAGTTTTGAATGGTTGAGGGGTTACAC AGAAAAGTTTGGCTTGTATGAAGTAGATTTCCATAGTCCAGATAAGACTACAACTCCTCGGAAATCTGCTTTTATATATAAAGAGATCATACGATCGAAAAAACTAGATCCGAATTATGAACCAGAACAATATTATGAAGAGAAAGAAATTTACAGAAAAGAGAGTCAAGAAGAAGGAAGAGTAAAAAATtga